Proteins encoded by one window of Lacerta agilis isolate rLacAgi1 chromosome 11, rLacAgi1.pri, whole genome shotgun sequence:
- the MBLAC2 gene encoding metallo-beta-lactamase domain-containing protein 2: MSALEWFAHKSLGGGIYWIQERFYESGNRANIWLVRGSQRDVVIDTGLGLRSLPDYLRLAGLLGADGDEKALLLPPEGAAGRPRPLLAVATHVHFDHAGGLHQFDEVAVHSAEARALRRGDNYETVTWLSDSEVVRQPSPGWSARQFRVRPVQPTLVLQEGDVIHLGDRQLTVMHMPGHSRGSICLHDRERKILFSGDVVYDGSMIDWLPYSRINDYVTSCQRLIDLVNRGLVEKVLPGHFNTFGAEQLYRLASNYISNAGVCHKVSTCAVRSIASLALRATNSRTTS, encoded by the exons ATGTCGGCGCTGGAGTGGTTCGCGCACAAGTCCCTGGGCGGAGGCATCTACTGGATCCAGGAGCGCTTCTACGAGTCGGGCAACCGGGCCAACATCTGGCTGGTGCGCGGCTCGCAGCGGGACGTGGTGATCGACACCGGCCTGGGGCTGCGCAGCCTCCCCGACTACCTGCGCTTGGCcgggctgctgggcgccgacgGCGACGAGAAGGCGCTTCTTCTTCCTCCGGAGGGCGCCGCCGGTCGCCCCAGGCCGCTGCTGGCCGTGGCCACCCATGTGCACTTCGACCACGCCGGCGGGCTGCATCAGTTCGACGAGGTGGCCGTGCACAGCGCCGAGGCCCGAGCGCTGCGCCGCGGCGACAATTACGAGACCGTCACTTGGCTCTCGGACAGCGAGGTCGTGCGCCAGCCCAGCCCGGGCTGGAGCGCCCGGCAGTTCCGCGTGCGGCCCGTGCAGCCCACGCTCGTCTTGCAGGAGG GGGATGTGATCCACCTTGGCGATAGACAGCTCACTGTCATGCATATGCCTGGCCACTCAAGAGGAAGCATTTGCTTACATGACAGAGAACGGAAGATATTGTTCAGTGGGGATGTTGTATATGATGGATCAATGATTGACTGGCTTCCCTACAGCAGGATAAATGACTACGTTACATCCTGCCAGCGACTGATAGACTTAGTGAATAGAGGTCTTGTAGAGAAAGTCCTTCCGGGGCATTTTAACACATTTGGAGCTGAACAGCTCTATCGTTTGGCTTCCAACTACATTTCTAACGCTGGCGTGTGCCACAAAGTTTCCACATGTGCAGTCAGATCGATTGCAAGCCTAGCACTCCGGGCCACAAATTCTAGAACAACTTCATAG